One genomic window of Struthio camelus isolate bStrCam1 chromosome 1, bStrCam1.hap1, whole genome shotgun sequence includes the following:
- the SMCO3 gene encoding single-pass membrane and coiled-coil domain-containing protein 3 codes for MALSDLLYPDNPKRRQELIHLHQELLDCMSTNFRATNELAGVLNEHLGCTIPHIKMRESSTVKENCDIIIEAMGEIQRQVQKIDSDMKEKLEPVLYQKLYDIKEPELEKIAIAHRVFSVVLGEATSTAGMVAIKLIGSNLITLTVSKLVSLLAQIGASVLGGISIAILGLGIEMILHAILGAVERNQLLAAVRSYEEHLAQFKAASEKYQCAIHEVTSLVRHQAQ; via the coding sequence ATGGCACTGAGTGACCTCCTTTACCCAGATAACCCCAAGAGACGGCAAGAATTGATCCATCTGCATCAGGAACTGCTTGATTGCATGTCCACAAATTTCCGTGCAACAAATGAGCTGGCTGGAGTGCTGAATGAACACCTGGGGTGTACAATCCCCCATATTAAGATGAGAGAGAGCAGTACCGTCAAGGAAAACTGTGACATTATCATTGAAGCAATGGGTGAGATTCAGCGTCAAGTACAAAAGATTGATTCTGACATGAAGGAAAAGCTAGAGCCTGTGCTGTACCAGAAGCTGTATGATATCAAAGAGCCTGAGCTGGAGAAAATTGCAATAGCCCACAGAgtcttttctgttgttcttggAGAAGCGACTTCGACCGCTGGAATGGTAGCTATCAAACTAATTGGCTCCAATCTTATAACTCTCACCGTTAGCAAACTCGTCAGTCTCCTTGCACAGATTGGGGCATCTGTTCTTGGGGGAATCAGCATTGCCATTCTCGGACTTGGCATTGAAATGATCCTCCACGCCATTCTGGGAGCTGTGGAGAGGAAtcagcttctggcagctgtgAGAAGCTATGAGGAACACCTGGCCCAGTTTAAAGCAGCCTCAGAAAAATACCAGTGTGCCATCCATGAAGTGACTTCCCTAGTGAGACATCAGGCTCAATGA